The genomic segment CTTGTTTAAAATCCATTTTAATTTCCTACCTTTCTTTTTTTCATCTTTTCCTTTTTTTTATTTCATGGGATATTAATATATATATAAATTATTAATTATGAGCTTAATTTTCTATTGGACAGCATACCTTACCTGGATTCATAATAGAATTTGGATCAAATACTTCTTTAATACCTTTCATTAATTCCATATTTATTTCTCCAACGCTATCAGCTAAATAACTCATCTTTCCACTACCAATTCCATGTTCACCTGAAACAAGTCCACCGCATTTGATTGCTTCTTCGTAAATGATCTTAAAGAATTTATCAACTCTTGTTTTGAATTCTTCTTCTTCTAAATCGTTACTACATTGGTATATGTGAAGATTTCCATCTCCTGCATGTCCAAAACTCTTAATAGTTAATCCACACTCTTCACCAGTTTTATTTACAAAAGCAAGATAAGGAGCTATTTTATTTACTGGAACTACAACATCACATTCATCTAACAATTTTGTTTCTGCCATAATAGCTTCTAAGAAACTTGAACGTGCAGCCCATGCATCTTTTATTTTTGCAGGTGTATCAGCTACAAGAACATCAATTGCTCCTGCTTCTAATACTATTTCACTTGCTTGCTCAATAAGATTATTTAATTCATCTTCATTACCTGCATCTATAGTAACAAGTAAATAAGCATTTGCAGTAACTCCATCAATTACTTGTGGGAATACACTCTTTCCAATATATCTTTCACTAGATAAAACAATTTCTCTTTCCATGAATTCTATCGCTTGTGGATTCATGTGTTCCATTCTAAATTTTGGAACAGTAGAAATACAATCATCTAAATTTTCAAAAGGAATAATTAAACTTGCTACTACCTTTGGCGCTGGCATTACTTTCAATGTAAGTTCTGTAATAATTCCAAGTGTACCTTCTGAACCAATCATTAGATTTAAAAGGCTATAACCCGAACTTGTTTTTGATACTGTAGCACCGAATTTAGTAATTTCTCCTGTTGGAAGAACAACTGTCATTGCACGTACATAATCACGTGTTGCACCGTACTTAACAGCTCTCATTCCACCAGCATTTGTTGCAACATTTCCACCTAAACAAGCAAACTTTTCACCTGGATCTGGAGCATATAATAATCCTTGTTTTAAACAATCCTCTGCAAGATCATTTAATAGAACTCCAGCTTCTACATGAACAACAAAATTTTCTAAATCATAAGAAATTATTTTGTTCATTTTTGTAATATCAATTAAAACTCCTCCAAGTAGTGGAACTGCTCCACCTGTAAGTCCTGTTCCTGCTCCTCTTGGAGTTACTGGTATTTTATTTTCATTACATATTTTTACCACTGCAGCAACTTCTTCTGTGGAATGTGCCATAAACACAACTTGTGGGGCTACTTTTCCGTAAATAGGCATTTCATCGTGACTATAGTCGTCATTTATATCAGCACCTGTTAAAATATGTCCTGGTGCTGCCTCCTGTAATTTTGAGATTATCTCCTCTGTCAATTGATTATACTCAGCCATAATATTCATTCCTTTCTAATATATTAGATGTAAAGTTCACTTTATCTTTTTTTAGCAAATTACTACGCCGAACTAATTCAGTTTACATCTTATACCCTAAGGGTATAAAATGTAGACTTTTGAATAAATTCTTCAATTTTCTAAAAGCCACTGAATTTTCCTGGTCAACTTTAAATGGTCACCTGTAATACATATCAACTGCCTTAAAGTGTTCCAACAAAACATACTATTCCAGCTATAACTACATAACAAACAAAATATTTAAATACGCTTTTTAAAATTTTACTTTCCGAACCTGATTGATTAATTGCACTTGCACCAATTGCAATACTTTGAGGACAAATCATCTTTCCTATACCTGCTCCAAGAGTATTTGCTGCTGCCATCCATGCACCAGAAAGTCCAAGATTTTGCGCAGTTTGAACTTGTAATCCTCCAAATAAAACACTGGTTGATGTACCTGATCCAGTTACAAATCCTCCAATGGCTCCAATTAATGGAGAAATTAATGGGTATGCTCCTCCAGTTACTACAACTAAAAGACTTGCAATATCTGAAATCATTCCACTATACCCCATTACCTTTGCCGTTGACATAACTGCACAAATTGTAACGATTGTTTTCCAGTTTGCTTTTAATGTGCTACGCAGTACATCAAGTATTGTTGATATTTTTGCGCCTTGAACGAGACCGCCAATCACTGCTGCAACAAGAATGATAATACCTGGTGTATTAATCCAGCTAAATGTTAGGGTATTTCCACCTTTGCCAGCATATACGCTTGTACTTGTTTTAAATACTGCAATTGCATCATGAACTGGTGCACATAATGTTGATGTAGCCATTAACATTACAAAGATTAAAATAAATGGGCACCATGCTTGTACTGCTTTACCAAATGATAAAGCTGTTTCTTCTTTTTTCTTGTTAATTTGAATACAATACTCATCTTGAGGCTTTTTATTAAAGATTTTTGCTGCTGCAACTGTACATACCATACAACAGATAGATCCTACTATATCTGGAAGTTCTGCTCCAACTGCTGTTGCTGTAATATAAGCAGGTACTGTAAATGATAATGCAGCAACTAATGTAACAAGAAATGCTCCCTTCAATGCCTTTATTCCTCCACCTACGATGCATACCATAATAAATGGACTTATAAAACAAAGAATTCCTTCAATTAGTACTGTATTTACTGCCAATGTGTTTGATCCAACTCCGGTTACTGCTGAAAGTGTTACAAGCGGTATTCCTACTGATCCAAATGCTGTTGGTGTACTGTTAGCAACCAAACAAGCTATAACTGCTGAAAATGGATTTAATCCAACGCCAGCAAGCATAGATGCTGGAATAGCAACTGCTGTTCCAAACCCAGCCATTCCTTCCATGAAGTTACCAAATCCCCATCCAATAATTAATGTTAAAACCCTTTTATCCATAGAAACTCCGGCCAACATTTCCTTTATGAAATCCATTGCACCCGTACGTAAAATTAAATTATACGTAAACAAAGCTGCAACGATAACTAAACAGATTGGCCACAATGCGTTGAGTACTCCTTCAAATACTCCTGTCACAGTATAAACCACATTTAATTTCCAGAAAAAAATAGCTAAAAACATTGTAAGAACAAGTGCAATAGAGCAAGCTTTATAACCCGGCATTTTTAATCCACTGAGTGCAACTATAAGCCAAATGATAGGTAATATCGCCATTAAGAATTTAAAAAACAACATTCCTTTATCCTCCTCATACGATTTTTAAATGGTATAACCTTTTAAAAATCGTTATTACTTTTTTGGTCTTAATTACATAGCTTCCCACTTGTTGATTCAATACTATTTTTACATATATTCGGATTTAGTTGTTTTTTATATGCTGCGTCTCTTATTCAATTATGTTTTTTAATAATTCTCCACGTATACAAGTGTGAAATTTATACATAATTTCATTTTCTTGTGAATTGAGATTTATTTTTTAGGCTGTCGTGCTAATTTTTTAGTGCGACAACCTTTTATCTTATCTGGAAAAAGTATTTATTCTGCTTTTGCTTTTTTCATTTCTTCGATCATAATTGGAAGGATTTCATTTACATTTCCAACAATTGCTACGTTAGCAACTTCAAAAATTGGAGCTTCTTCATCTTTATTAATTGCTACAATATAATTAGAGCCTGTCATTCCTGATGTATGTTGTGTTGCTCCTGAAATACCGCACGCAATATAAAGTTTTGGTGCTACGATTTTTCCTGATTGTCCAACTTGGTGTGCACGAGAAATCCAACCGTCTTCAATTGCTGGTCTTGTTGCGCCTACTACGCCTCCAAGCACACGTGCTAATTCTTCAACTAGTTTGAAGTTTTCTGCACTTCCCATTCCACGTCCACCAGAAACAATAACTTCAGCTTCTTCTAAATTAACAGATTCAGAAATTTCTTTTACTGTATCAATAATTTTTGCCTTAACAGCATCAGCTGGAATTTCTATTTTCTTTTCTGTAACGTCTGCATTTGAAGTTGGTTCTGGTTTAGGAAAGCTTCCATTTCTAACTGTTACTACAGCTGTTCCCTCTACTTCAATATGTTCTAAGATTGTACCGCCATAAGCTGGTCTAGTGTATATAACTTTATCATCAGCCTTACTCATTCCTATTACATCACTTACACATCCCAAATTCATACGACCTGCAATACGTGGTGCAACATCTTTAGCAAGTGTTGTATTAGCTAATAAAACAATATCTGGATTTTGTTCCTTAACAGTTTCTGATAATACTTCTGTCAAAGTATCGCAATCTGTCGCTGTATCAGTAAAAATAACTGGAATTCCGAATGCTGCTATTATATCTGCAATAGCTTTATTCCCTACTACAAGAGCTGTTCCTTCTGCATCTAATGCTTTTGCTGCACTAATAAGTTCAATACTTCCACCTAATGCCTTTTCTCCATCTGTTTCAATGAATAATAATGCTTTCATACTTTCGTTTCCTCCTTAATTAGATTGCCTTATCTTTTTTCATTTGCTCCATAACAGCACTTACTGCTAAAGTAGCATCCTTCTCTTGAATCTTGATACCAGCCTCTTTCTTAGGAGGTGCAACATATTCTATTAAGCGTACTTTTGCTTGTTTTACCTCTCCAATTTCTGCTGCTGAATAAGTTGGTATTACTGCCTTACGGCTTGCCATCTTACTTTTTATAGTAGGATAACGTGGATCATAATCTGGCTTGCTTACTGTTACTACAGCTGGACATTCTAGTGAAACTAAATTATATCCTTCTTCAGTTTCTTGATGAATTTCCATAGAATTATCTTTTAAATCGATTTCAATAGCGCTGCTGACATAGCCTGTCCCTAACTTTTCTGAAAGCATAGCTCCAACTTGACCAGTAATTTCATCTGTAGATTCTTTTCCACAAAGAATCAAATCAAATTTTTCACCTTTGTCTGCTTCAATCTTGTGAATAGCATCTGCCAAAACATCAGCTGTTCCCATAGCATCTAAATCTGCATATAAGTCATCTTTTACAAAAAATGCTTCTTTAGCTCCTACAGCAATGCAATTTTTTAATGTGTTTAAAGAATCCTCTGCTCCAACTGTTAATACACTTACTTTTCCTCCATGAGCCTCAGTAAAACGAACCGCTAGCTCTAATGCATATGTATCAAATGCATTTGCAACCAAACTGACTCCATTTAATTTAGGTTTTTTCTTTTCATTATCCAAATGGATTTCAATTGAATCATCTGGAACCTGTTTTACACATAACAGAATCTGCATACTTTCCCTCTCCTTTATCCTTTTATATTACTAAATTGTTTTTTGATAAAACCATTCTGTGTTTTGGTGGTAAAAAGCACCATCAAATAAATACTATCGCTAATTCATTTTCTGTATACGATATCGTAAATTGGTCTTACCAATTCACAAGTAAATTCTAACACACGGTACCATATATTTCAATCCCTAATATAAAAATTTTTTTATGAATATATTTTAGGTTATATTAACCTAGGATTATGATAAAATTCCCATGATTGATTAACTATATTTCTTGCCAGAACTAAGATTACTGCGCATTCATCTCATTACTAAATGATAATTTGCATAAATAAATTTCTTGACATATGCATATGTGTGCACATATAATTTAATTGGTGATGGAAATGGAAAATCAAAATAATTTATTTGAATGTGGTGATTTTGAATTTTATAAAACTCTTTTTGATCCTGTAAGAAGTGAAATCTTAAAGTTTCTCGCAATAAATGGAAAGAAAAATATCACAGAAATTGCAGAAAACTTTACTCAAGATAGGTCTGTTATTTCAAGACATTTGGAATTAATGAATCGATATAAAATCTTAAATAAGGAAAAGCTAAACAGAATCACTTTCTATGAAATTAATAGCGAATATATTCTTGAAAAATTTGAGACAACTACAAACACTTTAAAAGAGTATATCAAAAATAAGGTTTAGAACAAAATCGCAGGCGACTTTGGGGTTGGGGATTTTTTTACGTATCTGCCTTTTCGAACGTATGTGAGAAAAATCTGCACATCAGAAATGGCAGCTATGCACCTATAAAAAGAGTAGCTATGCTACAATACTGAACTATTCTGCATATAAGAACATTTTATGCAGGCGAATATATTTTCTTTTTTATTCTCTTTACAAATCCTAACTTTCTGAATTAGTCTTTTCCATAATTTATCCACAAATTTAATTTGAATATAAATTCCTAGAGAATTAAGAAAAGGCAGTAATGCCTTTCTTCTTTAATATAAATGTGTATAAATGTGCACATATACACTATAATAAATAATTTTGAAAGGATTTGAATAAAATGAATCTTATTACTGTGAATGAAGCAAAATGTATAAAATGTGAGTTATGTATTAAAGAATGTCCTGTGGCTTTTCTAAAGATGGGTTTACATGGACCAGAAGAAATTGAAAACAATCATTGTATTGCCTGTGGACATTGCACTGCTATCTGTCCTAATACTGCGATAGATAATAAAAAATCGCCTTTAGAAGATCAAATTGATTTAAAAGATTTTACTAAACTAAACGAAAAGCAGGCAGAATATTTCTTAAGATCTCGCCGTTCCATAAGAAATTACAAAACTGAACCTGTGTCAAGAGAAAAATTGACGAAATTAATTGATATTGCAAGATTGGCTCCTACTGCAAGTAATAGTCAAGGCATATCCTTTATTGTGGTTGAAAATAAGCAATTACTTGAACAAGCTTTAGAGATTTCTATTCAAATGATAGAAAGCTCACCTTTAAGACATTTAGTAGAAGAAGCTATAAAAAGTTATAGAGAAGATGGATATGATTCAGTCTTCCGTGGTGCTCCCAATTTAATAATTGCAACATCAGATAAGAATTTTCCATATGCACGAGATAATGCTGTTTCATCACTAACTTATCTTGAATTATACGCCCCTTCATTAGGACTTGGATCATGCTGGGCTGGAATTTTCGAGCATTGCATAGCTATTGAAGACTCACCACTGCTTAAATTATTCAATATTCCTAAAGATAAAAAAGTCGTCGGTGCCGTTATGGTTGGATATCCAAGGTATAGTTATAATAGATTAGTTGATAGAAATCCATTAGACGCTACTTTTATAGAATAATTAATAATTACACTTAAAAAAGCTATCCTGTAAAAGATAGCTTTTTTCTTTCTATTAAAATTTCAGAACTATATATAAATGCTACTAAGCATTTTCTTCATTTTTCTTTTTTGCTTTAAGTATATTGTAAATAATACCAAGTACTATAAACCATACAGGTGTTACAAATAAAGCAACACGAGTTTCATTATTAAGTGCCAATACAACTAGAATAAAAGCAAAAAATGCTAGAATTATATAGTTGATTATTGGATAAAGCGGCATTTTAAATTTACTCTTTGCAGCAAGTTCAGGATTAGTTTTGCGATATCTCATGTGGCAAATAACTATGATTGCCCAAATATAAATAAAACAAAATGTCGATATACTTGTTATAAGTACAAATACTCCTTCTGGCATAACAAAGTT from the Clostridium beijerinckii genome contains:
- a CDS encoding FAD-binding oxidoreductase yields the protein MAEYNQLTEEIISKLQEAAPGHILTGADINDDYSHDEMPIYGKVAPQVVFMAHSTEEVAAVVKICNENKIPVTPRGAGTGLTGGAVPLLGGVLIDITKMNKIISYDLENFVVHVEAGVLLNDLAEDCLKQGLLYAPDPGEKFACLGGNVATNAGGMRAVKYGATRDYVRAMTVVLPTGEITKFGATVSKTSSGYSLLNLMIGSEGTLGIITELTLKVMPAPKVVASLIIPFENLDDCISTVPKFRMEHMNPQAIEFMEREIVLSSERYIGKSVFPQVIDGVTANAYLLVTIDAGNEDELNNLIEQASEIVLEAGAIDVLVADTPAKIKDAWAARSSFLEAIMAETKLLDECDVVVPVNKIAPYLAFVNKTGEECGLTIKSFGHAGDGNLHIYQCSNDLEEEEFKTRVDKFFKIIYEEAIKCGGLVSGEHGIGSGKMSYLADSVGEINMELMKGIKEVFDPNSIMNPGKVCCPIEN
- a CDS encoding L-lactate permease, producing the protein MLFFKFLMAILPIIWLIVALSGLKMPGYKACSIALVLTMFLAIFFWKLNVVYTVTGVFEGVLNALWPICLVIVAALFTYNLILRTGAMDFIKEMLAGVSMDKRVLTLIIGWGFGNFMEGMAGFGTAVAIPASMLAGVGLNPFSAVIACLVANSTPTAFGSVGIPLVTLSAVTGVGSNTLAVNTVLIEGILCFISPFIMVCIVGGGIKALKGAFLVTLVAALSFTVPAYITATAVGAELPDIVGSICCMVCTVAAAKIFNKKPQDEYCIQINKKKEETALSFGKAVQAWCPFILIFVMLMATSTLCAPVHDAIAVFKTSTSVYAGKGGNTLTFSWINTPGIIILVAAVIGGLVQGAKISTILDVLRSTLKANWKTIVTICAVMSTAKVMGYSGMISDIASLLVVVTGGAYPLISPLIGAIGGFVTGSGTSTSVLFGGLQVQTAQNLGLSGAWMAAANTLGAGIGKMICPQSIAIGASAINQSGSESKILKSVFKYFVCYVVIAGIVCFVGTL
- a CDS encoding electron transfer flavoprotein subunit alpha/FixB family protein; translation: MKALLFIETDGEKALGGSIELISAAKALDAEGTALVVGNKAIADIIAAFGIPVIFTDTATDCDTLTEVLSETVKEQNPDIVLLANTTLAKDVAPRIAGRMNLGCVSDVIGMSKADDKVIYTRPAYGGTILEHIEVEGTAVVTVRNGSFPKPEPTSNADVTEKKIEIPADAVKAKIIDTVKEISESVNLEEAEVIVSGGRGMGSAENFKLVEELARVLGGVVGATRPAIEDGWISRAHQVGQSGKIVAPKLYIACGISGATQHTSGMTGSNYIVAINKDEEAPIFEVANVAIVGNVNEILPIMIEEMKKAKAE
- a CDS encoding electron transfer flavoprotein subunit beta/FixA family protein, with product MQILLCVKQVPDDSIEIHLDNEKKKPKLNGVSLVANAFDTYALELAVRFTEAHGGKVSVLTVGAEDSLNTLKNCIAVGAKEAFFVKDDLYADLDAMGTADVLADAIHKIEADKGEKFDLILCGKESTDEITGQVGAMLSEKLGTGYVSSAIEIDLKDNSMEIHQETEEGYNLVSLECPAVVTVSKPDYDPRYPTIKSKMASRKAVIPTYSAAEIGEVKQAKVRLIEYVAPPKKEAGIKIQEKDATLAVSAVMEQMKKDKAI
- a CDS encoding ArsR/SmtB family transcription factor; this encodes MENQNNLFECGDFEFYKTLFDPVRSEILKFLAINGKKNITEIAENFTQDRSVISRHLELMNRYKILNKEKLNRITFYEINSEYILEKFETTTNTLKEYIKNKV
- a CDS encoding nitroreductase family protein; protein product: MNLITVNEAKCIKCELCIKECPVAFLKMGLHGPEEIENNHCIACGHCTAICPNTAIDNKKSPLEDQIDLKDFTKLNEKQAEYFLRSRRSIRNYKTEPVSREKLTKLIDIARLAPTASNSQGISFIVVENKQLLEQALEISIQMIESSPLRHLVEEAIKSYREDGYDSVFRGAPNLIIATSDKNFPYARDNAVSSLTYLELYAPSLGLGSCWAGIFEHCIAIEDSPLLKLFNIPKDKKVVGAVMVGYPRYSYNRLVDRNPLDATFIE